In Streptomyces sp. NBC_00306, a single genomic region encodes these proteins:
- a CDS encoding PucR family transcriptional regulator: MAEQERPEAYLKGYAEALTCACATGRKLTRDELDSLRIQGERAAEAGIGLRVLVRAHLAAAQGVRGELTVVARDHLLPCVEQAVDAFAEGHERAQRLAVRQEEAARREFVDDLLYGRSDLGRLAERAVRFGLLLSHAHAVAVAQSSDPYDDGHLLTRRVESALVARFSDRRILLTTKDGRLICIAPGDQSDVLSFFAKQAYAATDDGRVAVGRAHPGAGGVVHSYEEALNALDLADRMGLEDPVLHASDLLVYPVLTRDRQAMAELVRSALGPLKGARGGAQPLLDTLIAYFDTGCVAAEAARRLSLSVRALTYRLDRIHKLTGADPGNPVHRYTLQTAVIGARLLDWPHQDL; encoded by the coding sequence ATGGCGGAGCAGGAGAGGCCGGAGGCGTATCTGAAGGGGTATGCCGAGGCGCTGACGTGTGCCTGCGCCACTGGTCGGAAGCTCACGCGTGACGAACTGGACTCCCTTCGGATCCAGGGAGAGCGGGCCGCCGAAGCAGGCATCGGCCTGCGGGTCCTGGTCCGAGCCCATCTTGCCGCGGCCCAGGGGGTGAGAGGAGAGCTCACAGTTGTTGCGCGCGACCACCTTCTCCCCTGCGTCGAACAGGCCGTGGACGCCTTCGCGGAAGGTCACGAGCGGGCGCAGCGTCTGGCGGTGCGTCAGGAGGAGGCGGCCCGACGTGAGTTCGTCGACGACTTGCTCTACGGCCGCAGTGATCTGGGCCGGCTCGCCGAGCGCGCCGTACGCTTCGGGCTTTTGCTCTCCCATGCCCACGCGGTTGCCGTGGCGCAGAGCAGCGATCCCTATGACGACGGCCATCTCCTCACCCGCCGGGTCGAGTCCGCGCTCGTGGCCCGCTTCAGCGACCGGCGCATTCTGCTCACCACGAAGGACGGACGGCTGATCTGCATCGCGCCGGGCGACCAGTCCGACGTGCTCAGCTTTTTCGCCAAGCAGGCGTACGCGGCGACAGACGACGGCCGCGTTGCCGTCGGCCGTGCCCATCCGGGCGCAGGCGGTGTCGTTCACTCCTACGAGGAGGCTCTGAACGCCCTGGACCTGGCCGACCGCATGGGCTTGGAGGATCCCGTACTGCATGCGTCGGATCTCCTGGTCTATCCGGTGCTGACGCGCGACCGGCAGGCCATGGCAGAGCTGGTACGCAGTGCACTCGGCCCGCTCAAGGGCGCCCGGGGTGGGGCACAACCTCTCCTCGACACCCTCATCGCCTACTTCGACACAGGCTGTGTTGCCGCGGAAGCGGCACGCCGACTGTCGTTGAGCGTGCGTGCGCTGACCTACCGGTTGGATCGCATCCACAAGCTGACGGGGGCCGACCCGGGCAACCCGGTCCACCGCTACACCCTTCAGACAGCCGTCATCGGTGCTCGACTGCTCGACTGGCCGCACCAGGACCTCTGA